One genomic window of Parasteatoda tepidariorum isolate YZ-2023 chromosome 9, CAS_Ptep_4.0, whole genome shotgun sequence includes the following:
- the LOC107444590 gene encoding uncharacterized protein — MPSKKKTATKGTKRKRSANGSKNLFHFDLKKIRAKMEAYCKGEVDPKATIYLTAVLQYVAAEMIELSGNKAREKSAKAAVIKEEDVQAAIQSDEELKKLMVDVSEYK; from the coding sequence ATGCcatctaaaaagaaaactgcGACGAAAGGGACCAAGCGCAAAAGATCTGCAAATGGTAGTAAAAATCTCTTTCACTTCGACCTTAAGAAAATTCGAGCTAAAATGGAGGCATACTGTAAAGGCGAAGTTGATCCCAAAGCTACGATTTACCTCACAGCAGTTCTACAATATGTTGCAGCTGAAATGATCGAACTCTCTGGAAACAAGGCGCGAGAAAAGTCGGCAAAAGCTGCCgttataaaagaagaagacgTTCAGGCAGCAATCCAATCAGAtgaagaacttaaaaaattaatggtcGATGTCTccgaatataaataa